One Haliaeetus albicilla chromosome 20, bHalAlb1.1, whole genome shotgun sequence genomic window, TAGAGAGCTGGCAGATACACCTCAGAACTTGACAGAGACCTGGTCGCTGCTGGAGGTCACCTCAGCTGGTGGCCTTTAGTCTCCAAGTAGGAGTTAACTCAATGCCTACACACCAAAGCATCCTGCGTCGCTTCCAGCTGcggcagaaaaaaagagatgactCCTTGTGAAGTCCTGCGGTGCACCTGCCTGCACTGTACGGATGTGTTGGATATCCCCGTGCACCGTTGGCGGCAGTAGGCAGCTCTTGAGTCCTAACAGTTCATGGCCTGCGCAGAAGGTCTCTGCTGACCTGCCTTTGGGTGCCTGCTTTAGGTGAACTGAATCTCTCTACAGTCCCCGGTGACTATACCCAACAGATCTCTGTCTGCTGTGAGACAGCAGACAACAGGACAGATGTAGGCATCGACATTTAGtaggacttggcagtgttaggtttacggttggactcgatgatcttaaaggtcttttccaacctaaatgacactatgattctatgatttaggCACTTAGGCATTTAGGTACGTGGAGACATTGACATTGAAACTCAGTCCTACCCCAGGTGCTAGTTACTAAGTTGATTCAGTGCCCACTGTTCCCACAATTAAGAACACCACATgttattcaattttttttttttttagcattttagaAGGTGATTTAACTCTTCAACATGTCTCCTTTGTTCAGTCCACCACTGCACTGTAAGaagctgaaagtattttttagcACTACAGACGTATCTTCTTGTAAATGTCATTATCTTTATTGCAATCACTCCCGAGTGCTTTTTCATGATTTGGGAATTGATAGTGAAGGAAGAGAGTTGGAGTGGTAGGGAAAGTGAAGAAATGGGTTTTGTTTCATGCACTTTATCTGCATGGACTGTAATTAAGTAAAATAGCTCAACTCATAATAAAAATCCATTATAAGGATTGTGCTTATCTTTAAGACTTGGTAGTCTATAAGCAATCTTAACATCAGGTGTATGCTAAAAAGGCTGTCATGAATAAAGGCAACTTTCAAGAATGGTATTTCCGAACTGGGGTAAAAAATGGATAACTGCTGGTGATGGCAGCGTATCTGAAATCTAACACAAGACAGAATAAGGGAAGTTGACTCAGAAAATATGTTCCAATGTACAAGTCTGGCACCTGTGTTTATTTATTCTCTGGGTGAAGGTAAGCAGAAATTGTAAGTGCTAAGTCTGGTGCAATGACCACTTTGTATGGAGTTTCATTGTAGTCTTTGACAATTTTGCGAACAGGAAAATCCAGCTGGGTGGAAAGGAGTACAACTAACCATAAAATGTAATGGATGGGGAAAATAAGAGAGCTGTTCTTGTAGCTATGGTTTGGGGAAAGAGAATTGAGAAGTAGTATTCTAACCCTTTGGGCTTGTtaagaaacacaggaaaagcaattcCAATTTTAACAACTGAGTAGCTAGACAGGCTTTATGATAAAGCAtccctggaggaggagaaagaagaaaggaaaatctcCTAAATCCATTCAGAAGCTGGACCAGTCAAGGACAGAATATTATCAAACACAACCTTGATAATTTTGATAATTATTCTATTATTGTGCAACTTTGTGTCTCATTTTGATGTAGTGTTTTAACCTTTTCCTTAACAGAGTAAACCAAATCTATTCTTATTCTTTAATCTTGTTTTCTAGAAAATGTGATTGTTGAGTAATCTGACTCAGTAAAGAACTTCATCCCTTTGGACGTAGTGACTCTCTGAATAGAGGAAATGGCATGAACAGGGAAGGTTGTTCAGCCAACATCAGTAGTAGCTTCCTGGAAAGTAGATACTGGCCAGTGGTTATTTTGAAGTCCAGTGACACTAGGATATGGAGAAGATGTCTTCCACAGTGTTTGTGACAAGCAATAAGAATGGTGGCAAGGTGACATCTGAGGTTATGAAAGACTGTCCGTGCATGTGAGACGAGAAGCAGTTATGGCTCTGCAAGTCCCTGAATGGACTGCAAGGTTGTTTCTTGAGATGTCTGATCTTCCCAGAACTTGTGCTAAAATTGGGTTTTCTACATCTTAAAAAACCAGTTTGGGACTCACCTATTTCTGTAcatgcaccttttttttttgttgtaacCTGTGATCCAGACATTTAACTTTATTGCTGGTAGCCTAAAAAGGGAATATTGAACACGCCTCAGCTTCCTTATGATTTGCTTTTTCTATCAACTTCCTGACATCATTAGGTTTCCCCCACCCTTTCTTCCCTTGcttaacaagaaaaaacatttaagttGCACTCCTCCTGGTAATTCAGCACAGGGTTTTTCAAAGCATAAAATGTCATCATGTCCCCTGGGCAATGCAGGTTACCAAGGTCTATTGCTCTGACTGATGTAattagagatttttcttctaGGTGTTGTGTATGATCACTGAAATTTTTGCAAGTCTTCAACTGAGTGCAAGGGAAACCTCCATGAAAATGGCAAAGTAAGAAGTTTAAATTATTCAGTCATGCTTAAAAGCCTTTACGTAATAAGGGCAAGGAAAATACATATGCTATTGAAACTGAAAACTGAGGGTTAATATGCTTTCATTGAAAACTTTCCCTGAAGAacaatgtttattttaacttaTAACTCATTAAGCTTTCTGACTGATGCTGTGCAATACACAATGAAACAAATTCAGCTCAGAGGAGCTCTTGCAGTCATAGTGACAAAGATCAGATAAAGATGTTAACTATGGCTGCAGACAGTGATAATTCACAATGTTGATATGgagatgaaaacaaaaggttttATTGTTGACCCAGCTAAACACAATATTCATCCCTAAGGACAGCAAGGAAAGCTTTGAGTAGCCCTTTATCAGGGACTGAGGAAGGCAAAAGTAGTGTGAGAAGCTGGCTCCTTCATGAACTGAATTTATGTAGGGGAAAGATAAGAGATCTTCTGGTCTCTTAAACTGATATGGGACAACATTTTGGTAATGCTCTGTGGAAAAGTGGATTTGGGAGGGAATGATATCAATCATCTCCAGTGTATTGAAGGTGGTCCTCTTGGGCAATGGGGGTCATAAACTAGAAGGGAATGAAAGGAGGGAATAAGGGGAAGTGGTGCAGGGACCATCCAGCGATAACTTGGGAAGTGAGCACACTTCCTTCCATACTTTGTGTGGTATAAACCATAAACTCATCTTTACAAATACTGTCTTGAGTTAATGAAGGTGTATATGAAACTCTTTTTGTTCATGGCAAGGAGTGACTGATAATCATCATTCATTAATTTGTTGCTACCGCCTGCTCCTTCCTTTTGGGGTGTACGTGCATTCCTATCTCCTTAAAATTGTAGTTACGTCTTCCTTTTCATCTGTGTTACATTGTTTGATCTTCTTGACAGCTTGCAAGTATTTCAGAGGACTCTTTTCATTAGTTGTGTCTGATGGGTCTTCCATTTTGACAATGTCTTTcggaaaaaaaatttaaaaattgtgttgTACTGAAATTAACAGTACATTATCTCTAGTACAATAATGACAGCAGCACGACAACTTGCAAATTAATGGTAAAATAGATTATCACCCTTTCACACACATTTTTGAGATATTTTGCAACATTATTTCTTCATACAATATAAAGTCAGAAGTGTGTTAATTAGGAGCATAATTTATTGTTATTTACCAGATACAGGATATTTTATTAGGGTTCACAAGCCTTCTATATCTTGTCAAATATGTGATGAACACTTGCTAAACCATTTTGGAAAGTGTCATGGATGCAAACAGCTGGTAATAGAGCCAAGAATGCTGCTCCTGGGTGCATTTCTTAAACGCAGATGTTGTTGGCTCTCCTATAAAATTTTTCTTCGCAAGTTTTCTTTTGTAGGCCTGTTTCTGTATCTTATACAAGAAGTGTTCTcccatgttttgttttattcaattaTTTTGCTATAAGGATCTTAGTAGTAGTAGTACTTCACTGTCTTATGCCAATGCTCAGAGATTTCAATCAGAGCTGGACTTTACAATACAATGCATTATAAATGCTGTGTGCAATTTACTATGGGCTGTAAAAAGCTTATTTGCTAAGGAGCTCATGATGTAGAGGTGAACAAATGTCATGAGGCTCTTGTAGCCACTTACTCCACTGGAATTAAATTTACTATGATTGCCTGGAGAGCAGTGTCCTTCCTCCAACTTGAAATACAAcgtttttctttatttttttctatcacACAGTATGAGCAAACAATAATAAGTTATTCTCATCTCCTTGTCTCCTTTCATTAGGAAATTGAATGTTTACCATCAAGGTAATATTCATTCTTGAGTTCTTGGACTGTTTTGCAAGTCCTCTAATTTAGTTGTGGTAGAAAAACACATTGGCAGTCAGCAAATGGTTAACACTTGTCAAACACAAAACTATAATATCAGTAGGACGTGGGTGAAAAGTTGAAATTCTTCCAAGATTTTTGTCTCTGGGTATTTCCCAAAATGAAATTCCAGGATTATAGCTGactatttttttgcttttagatAGGAGACAGGATCCCAGAACTGCAGTTAGGTTGATCTAGAGTACTCCTGGCTTATGACTTAGGACTTAGAAGAGCTGCACTTAAGATACACAATCGATACCTATGCTGGTCATCCAAACCCTGTTACAACAGAGAACATGGCCATCTCTGCTGTTGCAAGAATAGACTATTAAGGTTAAATTTAAATTGCCAGGATTGGGAGTGCTTCCCCATAGTCATGTTCAGATAAGGACCCTAACCTCATCCTCATTTCACTCTGAGTCATGGACCAGCCTTTACATGTCCATGTCTCTGTGAGATGGGAACCCTGGCtctcaggttggaagggagttCAGCTGCACAGACTTTCTAGATGCCCATGTCTAACAtcttggggtttgtttttttggttggtttttttttcctgaatgtcCTGGAGCTATCACATTACAAAGCTTTACACTTTGAAATTTGATCCGAATTTGGATTGGTGGTGATGAGGCACcaaaaagcacatttcagcATGCAGAGAGATGAGTGAAGATAATGAAGGGTGGTGGCAGTCTGAGTACCTGTCATGTCACACCAGAACTAAATCTCTTGCTTCAAAAAATAGTAGCAACAactttatgaaaagaaaaaactagtCCTATTGAAAATGTTCTAATTTTTCCTATCATCTTGAATCCAGCCATAGACAATTACTTTTCACTAAAAATTGAGAAACAGTGGCCATAGTTGGATCATTCATCAGCAACATTTCCAAGATATGCATCTTCCTGAACAATACCAGAAATAAATCTTCCAGTATCATATTCATAGGCTTCTTGCTCACAGTAAAATGCTAAAAGATTAACCAGATACCAGTTAATTGGTGTTTTGTGGATCTCTGTATGAGCTGAACAGGAAGTGTTTTACAAGAGTCGGAAACTGTTTACTCTACTGTAATAATGTCACTAACTACTTCAACAATTAAAATCATTGTAGGGATTGTGTGAAGTGTATTTATTACTGTTGCTAATTGGAATGCATGAatcaaaagaagaaagctgTTATCCTGTGAGCTGAACCTGACTTCTCTGAGTACAGTGAAATTTCTCTTGCAAGGGAAAATATTGTATAAATTCAGACACTTCTTTCCAGTATTTACTATTTGTGTCACGCTAACATTGTcctatgattatttttaataattgctAGTCTCTTCTTTACTTTGTGGCTCaaatgcttttataaattcACCCAGATGCTCTCCCAGAGGATAAATTGAAGGAATTCTGACATATTCTAGGGTCTCTTGTGTCTCTGTTGCCAATTAAACCTGGTCTGATCATGACCATTAACTCAAAAGGAAGTCTACTAAAGAGCATTGATGTGGCAGCCCTATCTGTGAGGTTAGGAAAGGGCAAGAAGGGGAACAAGAGAATTCAAGGAGCTGCATACCAGGAGATGAGACTGTGGTGATCTCCAGTGGACAACCCGATCACTGTCCAGAGCCAGCATCAGGTATGGTTAAGTCCTGCCTGCTGTTACCCATAAACTGGTCTTTTGTCTCTTGCTGCGTGCAGGTATGTGTCACCAGCATCCATGAGTGGACTCATTATCCCCAGGACAACCCCTGAAGGTGTTAGCACCAATACAGTCCATCAGGAAGCTCTTGAGCTACTGGGagacaaagcaagagaaaatatttatttagaagCCATTCCTGGGAGCAGAACACGTTAGACATGTCACTCACAGAGCACTGAGGGACAGACTGTTTCCTTTACCTGAGTCATGAAGACTTCAATACTACCAGGGTGCATAGGTTGTGTGATGGCTTTTTTCTCAAGGAGCTGGTGGGCATCCTCAAGGAAGGCATGTTCCTTGGTGTCTCAAGTAGTTATTCCCATTTTTGTCCTTGCTTAGAGGAAAATTAAATGGGTATGTAAAGATTAGCTATGGTTTACTTTAAAATTCTCGATTTTGGTAGTGTATATGAAGATAGAATAGAATTTTGTAACTGTTGGAACAGCTGAGCATTCATTTTAGTCATGCGTTAGTCTAGATTGTATCTTCCATTCTAGTTTCTTCTACTTCATAATTGCAGTGCTGTTTTTTTATAAGTGcataaaaataaagtgttatTGTCATGTTCCCTTGAGTAACTTAATTACTATATTTTTGAGGTAACTGACTACTGTAATTATGTAATACATCTTCTGTGTACAGGAAGCTTTATGCatataactttaaaatacatggtaGGCATTGAGTTAAGCtttctttattatatttttccttagtAAGATGTGACTTTTCTACTACTTTGAATAATTTCAGTGAAGAACATAATAGAAAAAGTAAACATGCCAATGAATTCTTAGTTtagatttgtttatttgtttgcttttttcccttggattttttaaaatctgaaactgATATACAATATTTTGTAAATGtgcctaaattttttttttaatttgcattgtTGCAATGAAGAAAGTAtgctcactttttttaaaaaaaagctcctAGTCTTTGAGATTACTAGGATGTAAACTGAAATGTAAGTTTAATATTACTGAAGTACTGACAGAAACAAAAGCTATGGGGATTTTAAATCCACCTTTTCATTTCAATAAGTTAATGAAGAAATGTACTTATACCAATTTAAGCcagctgtttctcttctgaACAATTCAACGAAAACTTGAAGCTTGGATGTAATGGTAACCAGTAAATCCAATTGGCAGTTTTTATCACATTCAGATTAGAAGCTTGATCTACCTTTTACTTTGAGTCATTTTACTCTGTTGAGAAATGCACTCCAGAAGTATATGTCAAGTTTCCCAAAAgccaataaatattttactgctAAAGAACTTCCAGACTTTTTCCAGTGGCCAAATGATCTCAGCTGCTTCTTACCCTATTGTCAGTcttcactttttatttcatatttctttaaTTCAAGAAAGAATATATTGACAATATCAATGTGCTAATACTGTATTCACAGATTGGATTAATGATCCTGGGGTTGAGAAGGTGAGGACATGTTGTTTTGGAAATCCAGAcatatttctttataaataatCACTAATGCAGGATGCAGATTAGTGGGCCGCACCCACTGTTCTGGACTGCTATGCTCATTCCGTAACGAGCATCTAGCCAAAGCTATGGATGCAGATGGATAACAGATTTTCACTCCATAAAGCAGAACAGGTCTAGATCTGCCATCTAGACAGAGAAACGTCTCTGTGGCATGCTGGTGGGATAAAGGCCAGGAGAGTgaaagcagctggagaaagtGAGGCTTTTAACAGGGGTCTGCTAGATGGACTTTTCTGCTTCACTAGCCTGTCACCACTGCTCATCATATAACTGCTCACTGTCATCTTTTGATCCCATGTATGGGACCAACACAAGGTCTAACATATAAGAAGTGGTCAGCTGTATGGAGCAATAACGCCTGAGTACCTACAGCTTTGTTGTCTGGAGTGCTCCCGTAGAATAGGGCTGGAGGCCGTAGAATTTTCTCTATGTTAAAATGGTTGCAACTAATTGGTCTAGTTATAATTGATAGACCTTCAAAACAGTATGAGAGATACTAGCTGCAACGTAAGACCTCTTGTCTCCTGACATACGCTGCTGCCTGTGTTGGGTTGCATTATGCATCCCCTTCCACATTGTCAGGTACATTTGTAACCAGAGAGCCACAGAGCTGTCTGTCATTCTAGGTAGGAATATAAACATTTGGACAAAAGATGGGGAGGTTAATAGAGCTGGCTATGTCACGTCCCTAAGGAAAAGTGTAGGCAAATCTTATGCATGTAAAAGGTTAAGATTAATTATTAAATCCTTCTCTGATTTGCATGTTCAGGAAGAACATCAACAATCATTTTCCACTATCatttccagatgtctttttgCTCCTAAATATAAGGTCAGCAGGCTGAAGCTGGGGCTAGTCAGATACCATCAGGTCTTCTCAACTTCTTGCACAGCTCCACAAGCTAATCAGGCAGAGGTGACCGAAGCAGCAAGATGTTGCCACCGGCTCTTATCATTTCAATAAGTATTGTAGCTATTGAAGTTGTTGCTGGATTTATTGGAAATGGATTTATTACAGCTGTTAATATCATTAACTggatcaaaagcaaaaaaatttcttccgCTGATAAGATCCTGATCTTTCTGAGCACATCAAGACTTATCTTACAGGTGACCATACTGATGCACATTCACAGTCTCTACTTTGCAGACGCATTTAAGTTGGCTTCCGTGTACAAAGCTTTTGGAGCTGTATGGATGTTTGTAAACCATGCCAGTTTGTGGTTCAGTACCTGGCTCTATGTACTCTACTGTGTAAAAATAATCAATGTCACCCAATGGCTGTTGCTGCAAATCAAGCTCAGAATAGCTGGGATGGTCCCATGGCTGCTTCTAGGATCACTGGTGATCTCTTCCGCGACTTCTCTTCCTTTGCTATGGATTACACCCAGCACTTACCTCTGCAGCTCAACGGGGAACTGCATAGAAAACAGAACAGCACATATCACTGACTGGGATCGTTCCTAtctctacctgctgcttctttactttgtaggttgtttttttcctctggtacTATCTGTGGTAACCTCAGCTCTATTGATTATTTCTCTACGGAAACACACAAAGAAGATGCAACCTTACATAGATACTTTCAGGGATCCTTTGATAGATGTTCACCTAACTGTCATTAAAtccattatttctttcttgatcCTATATCTTTCCAGTTTCGTAGCTCAAATTCTGTTGATACTGTCGACTTCTCAGAGTAAAGATGTTGTGAAAGTTGCAGTATCCTTAGTTGTAGCTGGGGCATACCCTTCCATACACTCTATTATCCTGATTATAGTAAATTCAAAACTCAAATTGGCATTTAGGATCCTTTGCCAGCATTTTAAGTGCCATTTGGAAAATATGACTCTAAGCCTCATGTTATAGCTTGAGAGAAACACTCTCCAGTAACAGATCTGGAATCAAGTCTCTTATGCATGAATTGTTTCACCATCTTTTTTTAGTTAGTAACTTTCATCTTTCGGAGATTCTGTGATCAGATCTTCTCAGAACATCTGAAACAATAtgcatttttgcctttttttctacACCACTCTTGCTCTGTCAATCTTATTTAATAAAGAGTGAGAATAAGAATGCACTGAAAGGAAACATTGCACTTAAATAATAAATCAAGTACAGGATGCGTTGTGATTTCAGATTCTCAGTTGAAGATTGACAGGTTTATGATATGTTTGAATTGAAGAAAATGCTACTAAAACAGAGACAAAATTACAGAGCTCACAAACACCAGTTCTCTGCTGAAGGATCTTTCACCTGAGAAGCTTAAAATTGGATTAAACATATGTTGTACAAGCCATAGCTGGTGTGACATACAAACAGAATATGCTTCTAGACATGAAAAAATAGCTAAAAGATAACCTGAGGGAGAATTAAGATTTGGAAACATACAGCCAATTAATGTAATCAACTTACATTCTGAATCACGTTTATTTGTGTTAGGATTCCAGTATGTATATAGCAACTTAGTGGTTAAATACCACTTTGAAATGGATCCTTTTgttcaaaacatattttatggtaatttatttggttttcttgAAAGTGGATTACTAGGTGGTGATTAGAATGTAAACAGATGTAGGTACATAGATCTACCTGTCCACTACAGAAAATCTCCTTCTTGTTGAGTTGACCATTCTGATCACAAATTTGCCTTTTCCATGATATGCTGCGGTTTTGAGTAGTTGTGAGTTGTTTCTAAGgctgttctttttttactgttttatgtTACTGTGAAGTTTCACATGAGGTTGATGAAATATGTTCAACGAAACCTGTCGTCTTTTATTAAATAATGTGTTAGATGATTCTACTCTGAAGttctcagctcagctgaagtATTTTCATGCTGTATATCCTCTCTGCAGGAATTTAGATAATGCTAGATCACAAATCACTATGGTGAGGGTTTCAGTCCCATCTATAAAACTAATGAGCAGGGTGATTCACTTAGTCTTGGAGTGTATCAGCTTCAGTGTTTGAAACATTGGAGTAATACCtttataaaatgctttgaaattacTATTTAGTAATATTAGGTAAAGGGTGATTATGATGTTTTTAACTGAtatcttaaaatactttttacaaTGAAATATATGTTAATAGGAGGCATAAATGAATGCACAGTGTAATATGAGTGATACGATTATTAACATGTGCAAACAGCGGGCTCAAACTGCatagaaggagaggaggaggattAAACCCACAAACACGGTGTTCGGAGGTGCAGTACAACGTACTGTAAAACTAAGACTACCGTCACGTCCAGTGCTGTGCATGCTGCATCGAGAGAGACCCCAAAGTCCCTCGAGAGCCCTGCCTGCGTAATTCCGCAGGGAAGCGGAGGGGAACCGCCGCGCTGACGCCGCAGCACCAGCCTGCTCCGCAGCTGCGCGCCCTGCCAACCTGGACGAAGACTGGAAGAGTCACACAGCGGTAGCTCTTTTGGTCCTTTTTCCAGCTGGCAACAACATGAAAAGAAAGCCTCCTGAAAGAAATGAGGGATTCTTTGGTAGTGGTTGGGTTTTcgttttttggggtttttttggggggggggttttgggggggggtagggggatGTTGGTattggtgtttggggttttttaacctGTTCAGGAAGCTCTGGTAAAATTCATTTCCCCAATAAGCTCATTTCTCCTTAGGTGTTTCCAAACCTGTTTCTGGTGGCAGTCTGAAGGAAAGAGATCAGAGCCAAGTATGAAAATAATGACCCCTGCTCAGCTTTTTCACTGCCTCCTCACCTTCAGGAGGGGGAGATCTGAAGCAGGAACAATGATTAATAAAATATCCTTCAGTGCTTCCAGGGGAGAGGAGGATAAAGCTCAAGCACTTGATGTCTTTATATTGTATTGATGAAAGTTTTGTTACACACAGCATAGAGTGAGATAGATGGGTACATAAATTAGAATTTTCAATGTCTGAATTGGTAAATAAATTATTAGCtttgtccttttcctttccattcttcCCCCAAGcttcaatttattttcacatcttcTTCCACAGTAGATACAGtttcccatttattttctgaTCTTGCCCTGCTCTTTGGACTTCAACCTTTCC contains:
- the LOC104323225 gene encoding taste receptor type 2 member 40-like, with the protein product MLPPALIISISIVAIEVVAGFIGNGFITAVNIINWIKSKKISSADKILIFLSTSRLILQVTILMHIHSLYFADAFKLASVYKAFGAVWMFVNHASLWFSTWLYVLYCVKIINVTQWLLLQIKLRIAGMVPWLLLGSLVISSATSLPLLWITPSTYLCSSTGNCIENRTAHITDWDRSYLYLLLLYFVGCFFPLVLSVVTSALLIISLRKHTKKMQPYIDTFRDPLIDVHLTVIKSIISFLILYLSSFVAQILLILSTSQSKDVVKVAVSLVVAGAYPSIHSIILIIVNSKLKLAFRILCQHFKCHLENMTLSLML